DNA from Alkalinema sp. FACHB-956:
AAATCATTCAGCGTTTCCATTAAGGCTAACGATAACCCCGCAATAATGGCAGGACGGGCCAGGGGAATCGCCACCCGAAAAAAGCTCTGCCAGGGATTACAACCCAGACTACGACTAGCTTCCAAAGTCACTACCGATTGGGTTAGAAAGGCCGATCGAGCGATTAAGTAAACGTAGGGATATAACACTAAGGTCAACATCAAGATTGCCCCAGGCAGTGATCGGACATTGGGAAACCAATAGTCCGCCGCTGATTCCCAGCCAAACAGTTGCCGCAGCTGCGTTTGGATTGGGCCGTAGTAGTCCAGCAATTCTGTGTAGGTATAGGCCAGGATGTAACTCGGCGCAGCTAGGGGGAGTAGCAACGCCCATTCGAACAATCGTCTGCCGGGGAAACGGCACAGGGTGACCAGCCATGCCGTGCCTGTCCCGATCGCCGTGACACCCACGCCCACGCCCACCATCAACCAGAGGGAATTCATCACATAGGTGGGCAAAACGGTAGTCGCCAGATTCTGCCAGACTTCCCCAGAATCAACCCAAAGGCCACCCAGGATTGCCCAGATGGGAGAAGAGAGCACGATCGCCAGACCGACGATCGTGACAATCCATAGCCAATTACCGATACTTTGTCCCCAGAGTGCAATCGAGTTTACTGGAGTCGATCGCGGTTGCATTCCACGCTGCATGATTCTTAAGTTGCTCACTAATCGCCCTATCAGAAAATTATTTCAGAGTTTCTCGATTCTGCACCGTAGAATTATTGATGACTACTTGCAATAAATAAAATTTTCCTTGCTCGAAAATCTATGGCTGCTAATCTTTCCTCTGCAAATGCACCGATGAATTCTCTGACTCAGGTGGGGGATGGCAATATAATTTTGCAGTTAGAGGCAGTGACCAAACAGTTTGCCCAGGCAGCATTCGCAGCAGTTCAGGAAATTTCGATCGACCTCCAGGAAGGAGACCTCTTGGGGCTGTTGGGGCCATCGGGGTGTGGCAAGACGACATTGCTGCGGATGATTGCAGGATTTGAGCAACCCAGTGCAGGCCAGATCATGCTGGCAGGGCAGGTAGTGGCCACCCCCGATCGATCAATCCCCCCGGAAAAACGTGATGTTGGCATGGTGTTTCAGGACTATGCACTGTTTCCCCATTTGACAGCGGGGGAAAACATTCGATTTGGCTTGACGAAGTTAGGCTTAACTCGGGCTGAGCAAACCGATCGGGTCCGGGATGCGATCGGGCTGGTGGGACTGGAGGGCTTGGAAAAGCGTTATCCCCATCAACTTTCCGGGGGACAGCAGCAACGGGTGGCCTTGGCCCGTGCTCTTGCACCCCGTCCTCAATTGATTTTGCTGGATGAACCGTTGAGTAATTTGGATGCCCAAGTGCGGCTGCGACTGCGCCAGGAAATTCGATCGATTCTCAAGCAGGCGGGCATTTCAGCGGTGTTTGTCACCCACGATCAGGAAGAGGCACTTTCAATCTGCGATCGGGTGGCTGTTCTATCAAAGGGTTGCTTGGAGCAGTTAGGAACACCGGAGGAAATTTATCAGTACCCAGCAACGCGGTTTGTGGCGGAATTTGTGACCCAAGCGAACTTTGTTCAAGCGGTTCAGCAGGAAGGCCAGTGGGTGACGGATTTCGGTGAGTTTCCGATCGTGCCCCCTGGGAAAACCAACTCCCATCCTTCTACTGCTCAGGCAACCCTCATGATTCGGCAGGAAGATGTACAACTCTCACCCGATCGGGATGGGAATTTTAAGATTTGCGATCGGGAGTTTTTAGGACGGGAGTACCGTTATCGACTTGTGAATGCAGCGGGATTGGAACTTTATGCTCGATCCAGCGATCGGATTGCACCGGAAGATTGCGTGACTGTGAAGGTTCGGGACAATCGCTTTCAGATCTTTCCTT
Protein-coding regions in this window:
- a CDS encoding ABC transporter ATP-binding protein, with the protein product MNSLTQVGDGNIILQLEAVTKQFAQAAFAAVQEISIDLQEGDLLGLLGPSGCGKTTLLRMIAGFEQPSAGQIMLAGQVVATPDRSIPPEKRDVGMVFQDYALFPHLTAGENIRFGLTKLGLTRAEQTDRVRDAIGLVGLEGLEKRYPHQLSGGQQQRVALARALAPRPQLILLDEPLSNLDAQVRLRLRQEIRSILKQAGISAVFVTHDQEEALSICDRVAVLSKGCLEQLGTPEEIYQYPATRFVAEFVTQANFVQAVQQEGQWVTDFGEFPIVPPGKTNSHPSTAQATLMIRQEDVQLSPDRDGNFKICDREFLGREYRYRLVNAAGLELYARSSDRIAPEDCVTVKVRDNRFQIFP